From Micromonospora sp. NBC_01699, a single genomic window includes:
- the fabD gene encoding ACP S-malonyltransferase: MLTPVFLFAGQGSQYHGMGKWLYGADPVFRSALDSLDAVVRDVRGDSVVLAIHGSGHGPERPMTRFALTQPAIFMVEYALARMLRARGIEPAAVLGASLGEVAAAAVAGVFDPEDCLRSLLDQVELFEAECPRGGMLAVLADVELARRDPALAGAHLAAINSPDNFVLAGTAAELDRIERHLTASRVLCQALPVLFPFHSPLIDPVEGAFTKLVSDLALRPATIPLISATTGTEVHLPGPEHLWRVLREPFDLSRALDPLLTRDDLCFLDLGPSGSMANLVRTRLPEGSRSRVLPLLSPYARDEVLFQAVLDLRPTIVTPARRTEVKAVSAPTAAGSRTIADGEGLDVYVFPGQGAQAKGMGRELFDRFPELVARADAILGYSLRELCLDDPDRNLRNTEYTQPALYVVNALTWLATLQEGGRLPDYLLGHSLGEFAALFASGVYDFDTGLRLVAERGRLMGRVSGGMMAAVSAIDADLVQRVLDDADLSEVDIANYNAPTQTVIAGPAEAINRALALFKAEGARCAPLNVSAPFHSRYMATAAAEFGRLLDVTTFSAPKIPVISNVDARPYRADGVADTMRRQIVSPVRWTDSVRLLMGLGEFRVRELGPGQVLTKLVARIREEATPTRQEPSRAVPVQRRTTPDALGSAAFRRDYGVRHAYAAGGMHHGVSSVELVSRLARARLLGYFGAAGLTVADVAAAVGRIRDAVPTGAPFGVNVTHDPFDPRAEADLVDVLVREDVRFVEAATYVEVTAPLVRHRLTGARLLPDGTVHAPRKLLAKVTRLDAARLFLAPPPRALVQRLVDEGLLTPQEAAAGERIALADDVCAVGDAADYSDQGALSALLPSVRRLRAELGGVADAVRIGGGGGIGSPESAAAAFVLGADFILTGSINLCTAESGLSAAAKDLLPGVDVHDTAYAPYGALFELGGRARVLKKGVLFHVRAGKLYDLWRTYDSWDAVPTAVRAKVERDYFGATFEEVAARVVPQGGSAPDPKRRMALVFRWYCAQALRWAIEGTPGRVADYQVACGPALGACNQWLRDTPSRAWRDRHADDLADRLMTDAAAIVGISGT; the protein is encoded by the coding sequence ATGCTTACCCCGGTCTTCCTCTTCGCGGGACAGGGCTCCCAGTACCACGGCATGGGCAAGTGGCTCTACGGAGCCGACCCCGTGTTCCGGAGCGCACTCGACTCCCTGGACGCCGTCGTCCGCGACGTCCGAGGCGATTCCGTCGTCCTCGCCATCCACGGCAGTGGGCATGGCCCGGAGCGGCCCATGACGCGCTTCGCGCTCACCCAGCCGGCCATCTTCATGGTCGAGTACGCCCTGGCCCGGATGCTGCGGGCGCGCGGGATCGAGCCAGCCGCGGTGCTCGGTGCGAGCCTGGGCGAGGTGGCCGCGGCCGCGGTCGCGGGAGTGTTCGACCCGGAGGACTGCCTGCGGTCGCTGCTGGATCAGGTGGAGCTGTTCGAGGCGGAGTGTCCCCGTGGCGGCATGCTGGCGGTCCTCGCCGACGTCGAACTCGCCCGGCGGGATCCCGCCCTGGCCGGGGCGCACCTGGCCGCGATCAACTCGCCGGACAACTTCGTGCTGGCCGGAACCGCGGCGGAGCTGGACCGTATCGAGCGCCATCTCACCGCCTCGCGCGTGCTCTGCCAGGCGCTTCCGGTGCTGTTCCCGTTCCATTCGCCCCTGATCGACCCGGTGGAGGGAGCGTTCACGAAGCTGGTGAGCGACCTGGCCCTGCGGCCCGCCACCATTCCGCTGATCTCGGCCACCACCGGTACCGAGGTGCACCTGCCCGGTCCGGAGCATCTCTGGCGGGTCCTGCGGGAGCCGTTCGACCTGTCCAGGGCGCTCGACCCACTGCTGACGCGGGACGATCTCTGCTTCCTGGACCTGGGCCCCTCCGGGTCGATGGCCAACCTGGTGCGGACGAGGTTGCCCGAGGGCAGCAGGTCCCGGGTGCTGCCGTTGCTGTCGCCCTACGCACGTGACGAGGTGTTGTTCCAGGCCGTTCTCGACCTGCGTCCCACCATCGTCACACCGGCACGACGAACCGAGGTGAAGGCTGTGAGTGCTCCGACGGCAGCGGGCAGCCGTACCATCGCCGACGGCGAAGGTCTGGATGTCTACGTCTTCCCCGGGCAGGGGGCGCAGGCCAAGGGCATGGGACGCGAGCTTTTCGACCGGTTCCCGGAACTCGTCGCCCGCGCCGACGCCATTCTCGGGTACTCGCTGCGGGAACTCTGTCTCGACGACCCGGATCGGAACCTGCGCAACACCGAGTACACCCAGCCGGCGCTGTACGTCGTCAACGCCCTGACCTGGCTGGCGACCCTACAGGAAGGCGGGCGTCTGCCCGACTACCTGCTGGGGCACAGCCTCGGCGAGTTCGCGGCCCTGTTCGCCTCGGGCGTGTACGACTTCGACACCGGACTGCGGTTGGTCGCCGAGCGTGGCCGGCTCATGGGCCGGGTCTCCGGCGGCATGATGGCCGCCGTCTCGGCGATCGACGCCGACCTCGTCCAGCGGGTGCTCGACGACGCCGACCTGTCCGAAGTCGACATCGCCAACTACAACGCGCCGACCCAGACGGTCATCGCGGGCCCGGCCGAGGCCATCAACCGGGCGCTGGCCCTGTTCAAGGCTGAGGGGGCACGCTGCGCGCCGCTGAACGTCAGCGCCCCGTTCCACAGCCGCTACATGGCAACGGCGGCGGCGGAGTTCGGGCGGCTGCTCGACGTCACCACATTCTCGGCCCCCAAGATTCCGGTGATCAGCAACGTCGATGCCCGGCCCTACCGGGCGGACGGGGTCGCCGACACGATGCGCCGCCAGATCGTGTCGCCGGTCCGCTGGACGGACAGTGTGCGGCTGCTCATGGGACTGGGCGAGTTCCGGGTACGCGAACTCGGGCCGGGACAGGTCCTGACCAAACTCGTCGCCAGGATCCGTGAGGAAGCCACGCCGACGCGGCAGGAGCCATCACGCGCGGTGCCGGTCCAGCGGCGGACGACGCCCGATGCGCTGGGTTCGGCGGCGTTCCGACGCGACTACGGGGTCCGCCACGCGTACGCCGCAGGCGGAATGCACCACGGCGTCAGTTCCGTGGAGCTGGTCTCCAGGCTGGCGCGGGCCCGCCTGCTGGGGTATTTCGGCGCCGCCGGGCTCACCGTGGCGGACGTCGCCGCGGCGGTCGGCCGGATCCGTGACGCCGTCCCGACCGGCGCACCCTTCGGCGTGAATGTCACCCATGATCCGTTCGATCCGCGCGCGGAGGCGGACCTGGTCGACGTGCTGGTGCGGGAGGACGTCCGGTTCGTCGAGGCAGCCACCTACGTCGAGGTGACCGCCCCGCTGGTACGGCATCGGCTGACCGGGGCGCGCCTGCTGCCGGACGGTACGGTGCACGCCCCCCGCAAGCTTCTGGCCAAGGTCACCCGCCTCGACGCCGCCCGCCTCTTCCTCGCGCCCCCACCCCGCGCCCTCGTGCAACGGCTGGTCGACGAAGGTCTACTCACCCCGCAGGAGGCGGCGGCCGGCGAGCGGATCGCCCTGGCCGACGACGTCTGCGCGGTCGGTGACGCGGCCGACTACTCCGACCAGGGCGCGCTGTCGGCCCTGCTGCCCTCGGTACGCCGGCTGCGTGCGGAGTTGGGCGGTGTCGCCGACGCGGTACGCATCGGGGGAGGGGGAGGCATCGGTTCTCCGGAGTCGGCGGCGGCGGCGTTCGTACTCGGCGCGGACTTCATCCTCACCGGTTCCATCAACCTGTGCACGGCCGAGAGCGGGCTGAGCGCCGCCGCCAAGGACCTGCTGCCGGGCGTCGACGTGCACGACACGGCCTACGCACCGTACGGCGCGCTGTTCGAACTCGGCGGTCGCGCGCGGGTACTGAAGAAGGGCGTGCTGTTCCACGTGCGTGCCGGCAAGCTCTACGACCTGTGGCGCACCTACGACTCGTGGGACGCGGTGCCCACGGCGGTACGGGCCAAGGTGGAGCGGGACTACTTCGGCGCGACGTTCGAGGAGGTCGCCGCCCGTGTCGTACCCCAAGGGGGGTCCGCGCCGGACCCCAAGCGCCGGATGGCCCTGGTCTTCCGTTGGTACTGCGCCCAGGCACTTCGGTGGGCGATCGAGGGCACCCCGGGACGCGTCGCCGACTACCAGGTGGCCTGCGGGCCCGCGCTGGGCGCGTGCAACCAGTGGTTGCGCGACACCCCGTCGCGGGCGTGGCGCGATCGGCACGCCGACGACCTGGCCGACCGGCTGATGACCGACGCCGCCGCGATCGTCGGGATCTCTGGCACGTAG
- the panD gene encoding aspartate 1-decarboxylase: MYREMLKSKIHRATVKQADLHYVGSITIDSTLMAAADLLPGEKVDVVDIDNGARLSTYVIGGPADSGIIGINGAAARLISPGDLIIIISYAAMAEEQARSYRPSVVFVDADNRPVRIGSDPAEVPDGVELMRGDTVSA, translated from the coding sequence TTGTACCGCGAAATGCTCAAGTCGAAGATCCATCGCGCGACGGTGAAGCAGGCCGACCTGCACTACGTCGGGTCGATCACCATCGACTCCACGCTGATGGCCGCCGCGGATCTGCTGCCCGGCGAGAAGGTTGACGTCGTCGACATCGACAACGGTGCCCGCCTCAGCACGTACGTCATCGGGGGTCCGGCCGACAGCGGCATCATCGGCATCAACGGCGCCGCGGCCCGGTTGATCAGCCCGGGCGATCTGATCATCATCATCTCGTACGCCGCGATGGCCGAGGAGCAGGCCCGTTCCTACCGACCCAGCGTCGTCTTTGTCGACGCCGACAACCGTCCGGTACGGATCGGCTCCGACCCGGCCGAGGTGCCCGACGGCGTCGAGCTGATGCGCGGCGACACCGTCAGCGCATGA
- a CDS encoding methyltransferase — protein sequence MEILQLAISGWFARALAVAARLEIADILDGGSMTAAEIAKRTETDPQVLYRLLQMLTVPGVVERVGDEFRLSDAYAPLRADHPFTQRHFAIVAAELYDDAFAGLMHTVKTGRSGFKEVFGESLYEYLETHPEAADLFDKGMVDLAGPVGACLVAQHDFTGVATVVDVGGGSGGLLTGLLTANPDLRGIVADRASVCARGPAALARVADRAVIDRISFTPSDFFVEVPAAADRYVLKNVLHDWTYDNCVRILRTVATAMADGPAGARLLVVEPLVENDIDGWRAMFQAVACDEGTLGLDEPGMRRALAEAGLTVESVTPLPTGHKVLESSLRPA from the coding sequence ATGGAGATCTTGCAACTGGCGATCAGCGGCTGGTTCGCCCGCGCGCTGGCCGTGGCCGCCCGCCTGGAGATCGCGGACATCCTGGACGGCGGCTCGATGACCGCCGCCGAAATCGCCAAGCGGACCGAGACCGACCCGCAGGTGCTCTACCGCCTGCTACAGATGCTCACCGTGCCGGGCGTGGTCGAGCGGGTCGGGGACGAGTTCCGGCTGTCCGACGCGTACGCGCCGTTGCGGGCGGACCACCCCTTCACCCAGCGCCATTTCGCCATCGTGGCCGCCGAGTTGTACGACGACGCGTTCGCGGGCCTGATGCACACCGTGAAGACCGGTCGGTCCGGGTTCAAGGAGGTCTTCGGGGAGTCTCTCTACGAGTACCTGGAGACGCATCCCGAAGCCGCCGACCTGTTCGACAAGGGCATGGTCGACCTGGCCGGGCCGGTCGGGGCGTGCCTCGTCGCCCAGCACGACTTCACCGGTGTCGCCACGGTCGTCGACGTGGGTGGCGGCAGTGGTGGCCTGCTGACCGGCCTGCTGACCGCCAACCCCGACCTGCGTGGCATCGTCGCCGACCGGGCGAGCGTCTGCGCTCGGGGCCCTGCGGCCCTGGCCCGGGTTGCCGACCGGGCGGTCATCGACCGGATCTCGTTCACGCCGAGTGACTTCTTCGTCGAGGTGCCCGCCGCCGCCGACCGGTACGTGCTGAAGAACGTGCTGCACGACTGGACCTACGACAACTGCGTCCGGATCCTCCGGACTGTCGCCACCGCGATGGCGGACGGACCGGCCGGTGCCCGGCTGCTGGTGGTGGAACCGCTGGTGGAAAACGACATCGACGGCTGGCGGGCGATGTTCCAGGCGGTGGCGTGCGACGAGGGCACCCTCGGCCTGGACGAACCGGGCATGCGGCGGGCGCTGGCCGAGGCGGGCCTGACCGTCGAGTCCGTCACCCCCCTGCCCACCGGCCACAAGGTCCTCGAATCGTCCCTGCGTCCCGCCTGA
- a CDS encoding class I SAM-dependent methyltransferase, producing MSDPDVMTAFTSGLADINLDESSTPRTGARAAGMKSASASIYDMAATLSGRGDLWNWGMDDPTLVAEIQALLPGFTEFGTDGFSEQLYYLALRDLPIGLDDYAGRVVLEVGCGMGEGLNFLSRIAHGARMTGLDLSPRAVARATATLSRGEDLRFVRGDAEELPIEDGSVDILVNIESSHTYPDLERFLREAERVLRPGGILTHIDVFTRQRFRTMRRITEEIHGLKWIADHDISAEVRAAVRRRMAPDSHFRRVLDRQRMNPLVRRIAAHSQILMFGGMFAGYQPPTSIRVLSKLGIVPWMSGLPMESYRHQVAVRT from the coding sequence ATGAGCGACCCTGACGTCATGACCGCCTTCACCAGCGGCCTCGCGGACATCAATCTGGACGAGTCCAGCACCCCGCGTACGGGCGCGCGGGCGGCCGGGATGAAGTCGGCCAGCGCTTCCATCTACGACATGGCCGCCACCCTGTCCGGCAGGGGCGACCTGTGGAACTGGGGCATGGACGACCCTACGCTCGTCGCGGAGATCCAGGCCCTGCTCCCCGGATTCACCGAGTTCGGCACGGACGGCTTCAGCGAGCAGTTGTACTACCTCGCCCTGCGGGACCTTCCGATCGGCCTCGACGACTACGCCGGTCGGGTGGTCCTGGAGGTCGGCTGCGGAATGGGGGAGGGGCTGAACTTCCTGTCCCGGATCGCCCACGGCGCCCGGATGACCGGGCTTGACCTGTCGCCCAGGGCGGTCGCCAGGGCCACGGCGACGCTATCCCGGGGTGAGGACCTGCGCTTCGTGCGGGGCGACGCAGAAGAACTGCCCATCGAGGACGGTTCGGTGGACATCCTGGTCAACATCGAGAGCTCGCACACGTACCCCGATCTGGAGCGCTTTCTCCGCGAGGCCGAGCGCGTGCTGCGGCCCGGCGGGATACTCACGCACATCGACGTGTTCACGCGGCAGCGCTTCCGGACGATGCGGCGGATCACCGAGGAGATCCACGGGCTGAAGTGGATCGCCGACCACGACATCTCCGCCGAGGTCCGCGCGGCGGTGCGTCGGCGGATGGCCCCGGACAGCCACTTCCGGCGCGTGCTGGACAGGCAGCGGATGAACCCGTTGGTGCGACGGATCGCCGCGCACAGCCAGATCCTCATGTTCGGCGGCATGTTCGCGGGCTACCAACCGCCCACCTCCATCAGGGTCCTGAGCAAGCTGGGCATCGTGCCGTGGATGAGCGGGCTGCCGATGGAGAGCTACCGGCACCAGGTCGCCGTCCGCACCTGA
- a CDS encoding non-ribosomal peptide synthetase — protein MSVESPGTHVRSSRKETALWLLDDLVPNSGANNLSLAFRVPGRLDPAATASAIRLLPRRYEVLRTVFRRADDALTKTVLPALDVDLEQADLHGDERATLTAFVARPFRADGGPLMRGLLLHGPDSDVLCLALHHAVADVQSTAILRAEFVAFYEAVLAGEDPDPAEVPAWHEPAPSEKSERYWRETLAGFRSSDLELWCERAAPAVTTLAGDEVTHVLSAEAHAVLRRLQRELRAPESVILLTAYAVLLAGHGAGPDLTIGSPVSSRSRDAMGAVGYHSNLVTLRLLAERSASFRELAGLTRRVFLEAMAHLDMPADDLLDVVHRDGSGWRNVLFRHVFNYVPFSEGQRTFTVAGAPAELVVVENGFSQFDLEFFVTSDRDTATVRAAFYTGVLERSDVELMVRRYDALLTAAGADLDTPVASLSIWSEEDRAVIGAANATTRPVELPSVLAGFARRAAARPDAPAVRAADRVISYGELWSAAVGTADRLSAAGVRQGDVVALLVPRGAALAAAIFGTWLAGAAYLPLDPHHPAERIAYQLDDAGARIVILGDGLTAPGPQRTISAPDYDTVSPVGVDVAAAAVARPDALAYVIYTSGSTGKPKGIPIRHRSLVNHIVDYADRFGVAGSARPTGWLSTYSFDTSSLELMMPLLHGGHAVVLPDEARTDGNLLAAAVGTFDVGFLQATPTTWRLVAGEVAGLIGGRTLLSGGEPLAAELAATLLAAGAELWNVYGPTESTIWATAGRVRLDPGGRVDVGAPIANTQIFIADPHGEALPIGLRGELCVAGVGVAPGYHGRPDLTADRFGENARYGRFYRSGDVARWRPDGRIDLHGRMDRQVKLRGNRIELSEIEAVLLSHPDVEAAAVVVVGDPGTDGSLAAFVRVPNRRVAADELWEHAHRQLPRSVVPHRFIVVEAFPRTGSDKVDYLALAELVPRHHGSVVGDDGAGDDDGDDLTASLIALFAELLDRPDLDAGGHFFANGGHSLLAATLAQRIRDSTGVRLALTDVFENPTPAALAARLRRLA, from the coding sequence GTGAGTGTCGAATCCCCGGGCACCCATGTCCGCAGCTCCCGCAAGGAGACGGCACTCTGGCTGCTCGACGACCTCGTGCCGAACAGTGGCGCGAACAACCTCTCGCTGGCCTTCCGGGTGCCCGGCCGGCTCGACCCGGCGGCCACCGCGTCGGCGATCCGCCTCCTGCCGCGTCGGTACGAGGTGCTGCGCACGGTGTTCCGCCGAGCCGACGACGCCCTGACCAAGACCGTTCTCCCGGCCCTCGATGTCGACCTAGAGCAGGCCGACCTGCACGGTGACGAGCGGGCCACGCTGACCGCCTTCGTCGCCCGTCCGTTCCGGGCGGACGGTGGCCCGCTCATGCGAGGGCTGCTCCTGCACGGCCCCGACAGCGATGTTCTGTGCCTCGCGCTGCACCACGCCGTCGCGGACGTGCAGTCCACGGCGATTCTGCGCGCCGAGTTCGTCGCCTTCTACGAGGCGGTGCTGGCCGGCGAGGATCCGGATCCCGCCGAGGTGCCCGCGTGGCACGAGCCGGCGCCGTCGGAGAAGAGCGAGCGGTACTGGCGCGAGACCCTGGCCGGCTTCCGCTCGTCCGATCTGGAGCTGTGGTGCGAGCGGGCGGCACCGGCGGTCACGACGCTCGCCGGCGACGAGGTCACCCACGTGCTGTCGGCCGAGGCGCACGCGGTGCTCCGACGGCTGCAACGTGAGCTGCGGGCACCGGAGTCGGTCATCCTGCTGACCGCGTACGCCGTGCTGCTCGCCGGGCACGGTGCCGGCCCCGACCTGACCATCGGCTCGCCGGTGAGTTCGCGTAGCCGGGATGCGATGGGCGCGGTCGGCTACCACAGCAACCTCGTCACGCTGCGCCTGCTGGCCGAGCGGTCGGCCAGCTTCCGCGAGCTCGCCGGCCTCACCCGGCGGGTCTTCCTGGAGGCGATGGCCCACCTGGACATGCCGGCCGACGACCTGCTCGACGTGGTCCACCGGGACGGCTCCGGCTGGCGCAACGTGCTCTTCCGCCACGTGTTCAACTACGTCCCCTTTTCCGAGGGGCAACGGACGTTCACCGTCGCGGGCGCCCCGGCGGAACTCGTCGTGGTCGAGAACGGCTTCAGCCAGTTCGACCTGGAGTTCTTCGTGACGTCCGACCGAGACACCGCGACGGTCCGGGCGGCCTTCTACACCGGGGTACTGGAGCGTTCGGACGTCGAACTGATGGTTCGCCGCTACGACGCCCTTCTCACCGCCGCCGGTGCCGACCTCGACACGCCGGTCGCGTCGCTGTCGATCTGGTCGGAGGAGGACCGCGCGGTCATCGGTGCCGCCAACGCGACCACTCGTCCCGTCGAGCTGCCGTCGGTGCTCGCCGGGTTCGCCCGGCGCGCCGCGGCCCGTCCCGACGCCCCGGCGGTCCGTGCTGCCGATCGCGTGATCAGCTACGGCGAGCTGTGGTCGGCCGCGGTGGGGACCGCCGACCGGTTGTCCGCGGCCGGCGTCCGGCAGGGTGACGTCGTCGCCCTGCTCGTGCCCCGTGGCGCCGCGCTGGCCGCCGCGATCTTCGGTACGTGGCTCGCCGGCGCGGCGTACCTCCCGCTGGACCCGCACCATCCCGCGGAGCGGATCGCCTACCAGCTCGACGACGCGGGCGCGCGGATAGTGATCCTCGGCGACGGCCTCACCGCGCCCGGTCCGCAGCGGACGATCTCCGCCCCGGACTACGACACCGTGTCCCCGGTGGGCGTCGACGTCGCCGCAGCCGCCGTGGCCCGCCCCGACGCCCTGGCGTACGTGATCTACACCTCCGGCTCCACCGGTAAGCCCAAGGGCATCCCGATCCGGCACCGCAGCCTCGTCAACCACATCGTCGACTACGCCGACCGGTTCGGGGTCGCCGGATCGGCCCGGCCCACCGGCTGGCTCAGCACGTACAGCTTCGACACGTCATCTCTCGAACTGATGATGCCGCTGCTGCACGGTGGCCATGCCGTGGTGCTGCCCGACGAGGCCCGGACCGACGGCAACCTACTGGCCGCGGCCGTCGGTACGTTCGACGTCGGTTTCCTCCAGGCGACGCCGACCACCTGGCGGCTCGTCGCCGGGGAGGTCGCCGGGCTGATCGGTGGTCGCACCCTGCTCAGCGGCGGTGAGCCACTGGCCGCCGAACTGGCGGCGACCCTGCTCGCGGCGGGTGCCGAGCTGTGGAACGTCTACGGGCCGACGGAGAGCACGATCTGGGCGACGGCGGGGCGGGTGAGGTTGGACCCCGGCGGCCGGGTGGATGTCGGCGCTCCCATCGCCAACACCCAGATCTTCATCGCGGATCCGCACGGGGAGGCGCTGCCGATCGGTCTGCGCGGGGAGCTCTGTGTCGCGGGGGTCGGCGTCGCCCCCGGCTACCACGGACGTCCCGACCTCACCGCCGATCGATTCGGCGAGAACGCCCGGTACGGCCGCTTCTACCGTTCGGGGGACGTGGCGCGCTGGCGGCCCGACGGTCGGATCGACCTGCACGGCCGGATGGACCGGCAGGTCAAGCTGCGCGGTAACCGGATCGAGCTGTCCGAGATCGAGGCGGTCCTGCTGAGCCATCCCGACGTCGAGGCGGCGGCCGTGGTCGTCGTCGGCGATCCCGGTACGGACGGCAGCCTCGCCGCCTTCGTCCGGGTGCCCAACCGTCGGGTGGCCGCGGACGAGCTGTGGGAGCACGCACACCGGCAACTGCCACGGTCGGTGGTTCCGCACCGGTTCATCGTGGTGGAGGCGTTCCCGCGCACCGGCAGCGACAAGGTCGACTATCTCGCCCTGGCCGAACTCGTGCCGCGGCACCACGGCTCGGTCGTCGGCGACGACGGCGCGGGCGACGACGACGGCGACGATCTGACCGCGAGTCTGATCGCGTTGTTCGCCGAACTGCTCGACCGGCCCGATCTGGACGCCGGCGGCCACTTCTTCGCCAACGGCGGGCATTCGCTGCTCGCCGCCACGCTCGCCCAGCGGATAAGGGACAGCACCGGCGTCCGGCTCGCACTGACCGACGTGTTCGAGAACCCGACCCCCGCCGCGCTGGCCGCCAGGCTGCGCCGGCTCGCCTGA
- a CDS encoding cytochrome P450: MSETVPVVDGLPMIRGGCPFDPAPQLAELRRDHPVARMVFPDGHVGWLVTGYGEVRRLLADRGMSSRGDLLRTPIPLPMAGDRTEVAPGMFTAMDPPDHTRYRRQLTAWFSARRTRSLEPLLAASVERHLNAMIASGGPVDLVTAFAEPVAALAICELLGVPAAQREVFSRSISALFTVHSSAEEAIAGWQNIGGLLMGLIHAKRAEPTDDLLGTLAADDSLSDQELATIGSVLLVAGYDTSKNMVALGTFALLEHPEQYAALVADPALGEKAVEELLRYLTIVHAGSIRAVGADMEFEGHRFAAGDAVSLSLAAANRDPALCDEPDRLDITREPLPHLAFGHGIHQCVGQPLARLELRLVFEMLARRLPGLRLAVPAEQVPTTPEMIIYGVRKLLVTW; the protein is encoded by the coding sequence GTGTCAGAAACCGTTCCTGTCGTCGACGGTCTGCCCATGATCCGTGGTGGTTGCCCGTTCGACCCGGCGCCCCAACTCGCCGAACTGCGCCGGGACCATCCCGTCGCCCGGATGGTGTTCCCGGACGGCCACGTCGGTTGGCTGGTGACCGGCTACGGCGAGGTGCGCCGGCTGCTGGCCGACCGTGGGATGAGCTCGCGCGGTGACCTGCTGCGTACGCCCATCCCGTTGCCCATGGCCGGGGACCGGACCGAGGTGGCGCCGGGGATGTTCACGGCGATGGACCCACCGGACCACACCCGGTACCGGCGCCAACTGACCGCGTGGTTCTCGGCCCGGCGGACCCGCTCGCTGGAACCGCTGCTGGCCGCCAGCGTGGAGCGGCACCTGAACGCGATGATCGCGTCGGGTGGTCCGGTCGACCTCGTCACGGCCTTCGCGGAGCCGGTCGCCGCGCTGGCGATCTGTGAACTGCTGGGCGTCCCGGCCGCCCAGCGCGAGGTGTTCAGCAGGTCGATCAGCGCGCTGTTCACCGTGCACTCCAGCGCCGAGGAGGCCATCGCCGGCTGGCAGAACATCGGTGGCCTGCTGATGGGCCTGATCCATGCGAAACGAGCCGAACCCACCGACGACCTGCTCGGTACCCTGGCCGCCGACGACAGCCTCAGCGACCAGGAGCTTGCCACCATCGGCAGCGTGCTGCTCGTCGCCGGCTACGACACCAGCAAGAACATGGTCGCATTGGGCACGTTCGCCCTGCTGGAACATCCCGAGCAGTACGCCGCGCTCGTCGCCGACCCGGCGCTGGGGGAGAAGGCGGTCGAGGAACTGCTGCGTTACCTGACGATCGTGCACGCGGGCTCGATCCGCGCGGTCGGTGCGGACATGGAGTTCGAGGGGCACCGGTTCGCCGCCGGGGACGCCGTGTCGCTCTCGCTCGCGGCGGCCAACCGGGACCCGGCGCTCTGCGATGAACCCGACCGTCTCGACATCACCCGCGAGCCGCTGCCCCACCTGGCTTTCGGCCACGGCATCCACCAGTGCGTGGGTCAGCCGCTGGCGCGGTTGGAACTGCGGCTCGTGTTCGAGATGCTGGCCCGCCGGCTACCGGGGCTGCGCCTGGCGGTGCCCGCCGAGCAGGTCCCGACCACCCCCGAAATGATCATTTACGGCGTACGCAAGCTCCTGGTGACGTGGTGA